The window TAAGAGAAACTTATAATCTTTTTAAACTCTAAAAAGTATACAAACATTGTATAATTGGGTATACAACATACAAATATatagagcaaaaaaaaagaaaaaaaaatgaatatagtATCTTCCATCAAAATCATACCCAACAATAATACTTCACGTAATAAACTTCATCAAttattacaagttacaacaagAAAATGGGAGGTTAGAGATAAGTCAGGTTACATGCAATGAAAATCTTGTATGTTTTGATTATTTTGCAGACTATTCTTAGTGAATTTGATAAGACTATGCAATTACAATTGAACTATCACTTGAGTCTATTATTCAACAACAATAGCAAACATTGTATTAAAGTATAAAATACAgactcaaataaaatattataatcttCCACCTTAATTTTATTGTCTCAAGAGAAAAAACTGTTGTGCAATTTATCACCAGTCTTACAGCTGAGGCAATAAAAAATCGTAAATCAATATTATTCCAAAAACTAAATCAACCATATATCATCTGAACATGAGATTCACAATTCGCAATGACAAAAAAGTTGGTGATGCTTATTCTATCAAGAACCAACCTAACTaatttcccatttatttttgaacctCAATTGACGCTGCTTCCTCTTGACTCTTGGAAAGAATGGTTCTCACAAAGTCATCCATTGCTTTAACAGAAGAACCCTTATTCTGTGTCTCATCACTTACCGCTGCCCTCAACTGCTTTTTAACCTCAACAGCCTTATTCCTCATATCCTTGCCTTTACCCTCTTTTTCCAAAACCAATTCAATGACCCTCTTCACCTCTTTCCCCACAATAATTCCTTGACTCCCTCTGGTCAACTCTACACTCACACCCATCTCCTCCATCAGCATCTTTGAGTTGTAAGCTTGCTCAGCCGCCATAGGCCATCCTAGAATAGGCACACCTTGGCTTAAGCTCTCCAATACAGAGTTCCATCCACAATGGCTTAGAAATGCTCCTGTGGATTTGTGTGACAGAATGTCCAACTGGGGTGCCCAGTTACGCACTAACAACCCTCGTTTGCTTTGCTTCATTCTTTCTTCAAACCCTTCTGGTAACCATTCATCTCTGAACTCACTTTTCATGTCGAAACCAATGGGTGGCCTTATGACCCAAATGAAAGATACTCCACTATCCTCCAACCCAATAGCTAATTCCATCATTTGGGACAAACCAATAGTGTTTTGCGAGCCAAAAGAAATGTAAAGAACCGAATCAGGACCGTGCAAATCAAGCCACTCAATGCATTTTTCAGTAGTGAGTCCTGGTCTTTTTCCAGCATGTtgtttagaaaaagaaaaacctgaAGATGATGTATTCTTAAGTAACGCTGGAGGAATAAGAGGCCCAACAGACCAAACAGGAAGTCTGAGATACTTTCTCAGAAGATCGAACCCCAATGGTTCAATTTCCTCAACTGAGTTACACAACCAACCAATAGACCCACAAGATTGTGAAATCTGTGTCTGCATAAATCTAGACCACAAGTCCTCACCATCTGCATCTCTTATATATTGATGAAGTTGAGAGCGATGAAAACGGTAGCTTTCAGGGAACCCCGGGACTTTGAACTCATCAGAATCTGATGAGCGATGTGGTAGGTTGAGCCAAATAGAAACGTAAGCCAAGGTGCCATAGGCACCACCAGTGGTGAATGTAATATTCACAGTGTTTACACTCTTTGCAAGCTCTGTGGCCCACCCAAAGAACACGTCTGATATTATACAGAGCGGAGGTTTCCCTTCTTGGTGGATGATATCATTGACAAGGTGCAAGACAGGGTCCTTGAGACTGATTGATGCATGAAAGAGCTTTCCTATGTTGCCGAGAGACAAGTTCTCAGTGTTCTCAGAGTTGGGTGGTAAGTCATGGTCAGTGCTGTTGAATGGAAGCTCAGCAAATCTGATGTTGAAGAGGGATTGTGAATTTGAGTCAGTTGAAATGGTGGAACGGAGGTATTGAATGTTGAGCTTGGTGCTGGCAATGGTGATGGTGAATCCAGTTCTTTGTTGGATCTGTCTTGCTAGTGCTAGCAATGGCATGAGATGGCCATGGGCCATGTATGGTAGCATCACAATATGATCACGAGAAACCATTTgtaattgtaagttttttttactCAGGATTTTTGTGTTGAAGGTTGTGAAGAAATTGTGATTGAACTTGTTGGAATGTGAGGCAATTAAAGCGAAGGGAAGATGAGCTGTTGgttctttatttccttttttttagaagactaTCATTATTCTTATCCTCGCTTTCTGTATCACTTTTAATGaataccttcttcttcttcttcttattcttcttcttcttttttttcttttttttttttttttttttttggtaatcttTAATGAATACCcttgtttactcaaaaaattagtttagaaaatattataaaaataataaaaatattaataaatatcttttaaaataatgactaataatttattttaagaaaattttgatattacttttattaaaaataaaataaattcaaaaaaataattattttttctttgttaataaaaattttctttaaataaattattagctAATACATTAAAAAGATTCGTtagcattttctaaaaaaaatatcgagaaaatttcttaaattttttaaataataaatgctctaaataactgaatctctttttttattattattttaaattatttttttaagaaaatgcgGTGTTGAGACTTAAGAGTCGTGAGACAATCAAATTGGCAATTGAGTTCTGACGTTTTGGTATTCGTGTCAACCTCTTCCAGGACCAGCACCAATTgagttttttcaaatttcaatatattaCAGTTGGGAACTTTAACTTATGTGActgaaaataatcaaaatattaatacataagttttttatgaatgaaaatattaaaagttttttgaGAGTCGTGGAGGACGTTGCCCCTACTGGTATTTAGAGCATGATTAGTAAAGGAAAAAATGACAGAGGATGATTAGTAAGtgataattaataatttgtagTATGTTATGTTGacaaaaaaattgctaaataaTGTGTGGTCTAGAACTAACTTTTAGAGACCCGTACCAACTTAGAATTAATGCGTCATGTGATGCCATGTGACATAtatgagtttttcttttcttccgtaaaattttatttgaagagAATGACGTCTATGTGACAAGTCACTCTCAGCCATAGGTTTAATTTGATGGTTTAAATCTTTGGCACCTCACCGAATAACAAAAAGACTATTttatccttaaatttttttttttctctctctcctatgCAATTGCCGCTCTCTGCCTCTCCTTCAACCCATTCTATGCATCTCCTTCAATCCATTGTCACAGCAACCCCAGCCCATACGCAAACACTAAAACTTAGAGGGTGTTTGGTCAttgatttcaaaacatattgtttagtgtttaaacactaaacaatattgttcaaaaacaaaaaaaaaaatatgtttggtagACCATTCCGGAACAGGGGTGTTTGAAAAATATTGCTTAAAACATATGTTTAaaacaatagtttttgaaaTCACCTTGGGACTGATTTTGAACAACAAAAACTATTGCTGAGTGGCACTTTTGTAATTAAGTTGAACAGTGTTAAGGCCCACCGGTCagctttttcacccacacagaCACAACCCGGCAgcatttaaacaatattttatattttttttgtactttgctgatttaaaaaatatttattttgtactttgttcagcttttttttaccatctaacacacacataccaaacacatattttatgtttttgaacactgaaacatgttatttaaaccatgataccaaacacatttttttgttttataaacactaaaaacatgtatttcaataacactttttaaactacaattttcacatctttttaaacaataatttttgaactctataaccaaacgggcccttagcATTTGAAACCAAAACTCCCAAACACCCAAAATCTACGAAATTGAAAGCAACAACACCCAATAATAAAGAGTACCATTCAACCACACTAGACATATGTATAGCCCAGGTGGCAATGGTAGTGCCACGTGCAGCTCagggtgttccttttttttatttgtttacccctaaataaaattaggaacaccctcaaattaaaaaatatatatatatttattctactttcaagccaaaaaaaaaagcccaaaaaaaatttgaactaaaatttgaaaaaaaaaaatgtaatagagCAAGCAGCAAGCCCAcggattctccaaaaaaaaaaaaaaaaaaaaaaaaaaaaaaaaaaacaatggacGACAAGCCCACGGTAAACCCACGGCAAGCCCAACAAATTACAAAGGTATCAAACCCACAgattctataaataaataaaaaaataaaaaaaccaatacaGAGCTAATCACTAAATCAAAAACCTCAAATCACTAAAGCAAATCTAAAGACAAAAACGTCAACAGAGCAACGCCTCAAGCTCAAGCCAACAGACGGAGATCGATCACGTTGCTCGCTCCTCATCGGAGATCAGTCACATCATCGAAGATCGATCCATTCCAGAGCACATTGCCGCATCAGAGATCAGTCACGTTGCTCGCTCGTCGTTGTCACTCGCTCACCGATCGGAGATCACTCGTAACTCGCCCCTCATCGGAGATTACTCGTCACTATCTTAGCCTCAGCCTTCAGGCCTCCCTGCTCTGGTGCTTTCTCAAGGTATTTCATTTTactaacttctctctctctctctctctctctctctctctctctgaaatcactgaaatgaaatgaatgagAGTCTCTCcctctttattctttaagaCTAACTTTATCTAATTGTTTTGAACTGTGATTGGCTGAAactttaactttattaatatttttcctattttttttactttttggctttatcttatccgttggtgttggtgttggtgagatattaattgtctttttgtGTAATGTGTattgtgattgtgaaattttttgattGACAGTTGGCTCTTGCAATTGGGGGCATCAAGCATGAGGCTTGTCTGTTGAGTGGGGTGGGGGGTGGATAGACACATAGGGCCggataaataataattaaagcagtgtaaTGTGCACATGGCTAgctcttttagtgtaatgtgcaAATGGGATGTGTGCTAGTgtaactaataaacaataatttaattaaccaataattaattggggaaagcaactaataaacaataattaataatttaattaaccaatacattataaaagacaaacaaattaaattatgttaggctaaacaacaattaataattttacaattaatgaaacaacaatataacaaattataatttataaaagataaacaaattaatgaaacaactcaacaacaataattaataattttattaatatttcaaatgaacttatattttattgtttattcttttgctagaattatggacaaatattgataatgagactatcatgcaacaatttcaaaatatgaaaactcgtagaaggcaattgtaaattttatgtatttgcgtgtttttttattgttgttgttgtcaatatatgaatttctcttttattagattgtgtaatttatactttttaaggagtaccttgaaaaaaattcctagaaccACCACTACTAGGTGGGCAAGGACAGAGCATTGGTGGGCTCACTGAGTTGCAGAGAAGAAGAACCCAGCAACATCAAGGACGGTAACTCTACAGCTAAGGTGGGTCCCACTAGGGTCAAGGTCAAACTTGCTCCTAACAGAGCAGCAGCCATGGTGGTCTTCGTGTTCTGGATGGTACCATGATTGATGGAATTTTAGGTACGGGTCTGAACTTGGGTTTGGGTCTTTGAATGTGGGGTAGAAGAAGAAACTTGTCTTGTGGGTCTATgaggaaaactgagttttggaggGTAGAATAAGGTGGTGATAGCCATAACTAAGTTTTGAGGATTAATTAGTGACAGTCGCAGAGACTACAGTAGTTGGGTCTGTACGTAAAATAGTCTTTTTGTCATTTGGTGAGGTATCAAAGATTTAaaccattaaattaaatatatggCTGAGAATTTAGGTATTTCATCCTGTGCTCCAATATCCTAGGTATTGCACGGGATATGAATCCTTAAGATGATATATTCAAAACATATGAATCATTAATAATGCATATAACttactgtagggacacgattctcaagcggcccaacaatgacgttgggctcgcgcgtgatggatccctcacaataaattttgtagagagtgggcttgaaaggctggagTTGGGTCACGGGACGTTGGTACAGGCCGGGCACTAGACAAACCTAGACtggaaaaggctttagtccggtTATCTAACCCATTAACTTTATgaattgagggattgggctcctcggatcatgtccgaggaacACTAATGTATTCTCCagttacccgtcgatgggttatCCCTGGTGGAGCGTATATACtttccgggcattctcattcctagagtctttctTAGGCAGTGAGATGgatcacccccccccccctttgtTATCttgcgttttcttttatactagcctacgttcattatcccccgtccacgtgtagggtcgacttttccaggacagagatttgtcccatcagtctaatcccgaaattgtgggagatggtccat of the Quercus robur chromosome 10, dhQueRobu3.1, whole genome shotgun sequence genome contains:
- the LOC126703675 gene encoding UDP-glycosyltransferase 92A1-like; translated protein: MVSRDHIVMLPYMAHGHLMPLLALARQIQQRTGFTITIASTKLNIQYLRSTISTDSNSQSLFNIRFAELPFNSTDHDLPPNSENTENLSLGNIGKLFHASISLKDPVLHLVNDIIHQEGKPPLCIISDVFFGWATELAKSVNTVNITFTTGGAYGTLAYVSIWLNLPHRSSDSDEFKVPGFPESYRFHRSQLHQYIRDADGEDLWSRFMQTQISQSCGSIGWLCNSVEEIEPLGFDLLRKYLRLPVWSVGPLIPPALLKNTSSSGFSFSKQHAGKRPGLTTEKCIEWLDLHGPDSVLYISFGSQNTIGLSQMMELAIGLEDSGVSFIWVIRPPIGFDMKSEFRDEWLPEGFEERMKQSKRGLLVRNWAPQLDILSHKSTGAFLSHCGWNSVLESLSQGVPILGWPMAAEQAYNSKMLMEEMGVSVELTRGSQGIIVGKEVKRVIELVLEKEGKGKDMRNKAVEVKKQLRAAVSDETQNKGSSVKAMDDFVRTILSKSQEEAASIEVQK